One window from the genome of Mycolicibacterium gadium encodes:
- a CDS encoding nitrate reductase subunit alpha, whose product MTTTPRTGGPIEELLGRSGRFFTPGEFSDDLRTVTRRGGRDGDAFYRDRWSHDKVVRSTHGVNCTGSCSWKIYVKDGIITWETQETDYPSVGSDRPEYEPRGCPRGAAFSWYTYSPTRVRYPYARGVLVEMYREAKARLGDPVLAWADIQADPERRHRYQRARGKGGLVRVTWTEATEMIAAAHVHTIKTYGPDRVAGFSPIPAMSMVSHAAGSRFVELIGGAMTSFYDWYADLPVASPQVFGDQTDVPESGDWWDAAYLMMWGSNVPVTRTPDAHWMAEVRYRGTKVVSVSPDYADNTKFADEWMPCAAGTDGALAMAMGHVILTECFVRRRVPYFVDYARKFTDLPFLIKLEERNGALVPGKNLTAADLGQDVENSAFKPALLDGATGTVAVPQGSLGFRFGDGGVGQWNLDLEALVPALTVATEDGEVAAIRLPSFDTVDGHGATLERGVPVRRVGDHLVCTVFDLMLAQYGVARPGLPGDWPSGYDDAEHPYTPAWQESITGVAAAQAIRVAKELANNAEDTNGRSMIIMGAGICQWFHGDATYRAVLALLLLTGSIGRNGGGWAHYVGQEKCRPITGWATLAMGTDWSRPPRQMAGTSYWYAHTDQWRYDGYRADALASPLGRGRFAGKHTMDVLASATAMGWSPFFPQFDRSSLDVADDARAAGRDASDIPNYVAEQLASGALKLAVTDPDNPANWPRVLNVWRANLLGSSSKGNEYFLRHLLGTTSNVQGQPADVRARDIVYTDEIPEGKLDLLMSIDFRMTSTTLLSDVVLPAATWYEKADLSSTDMHPYIHAFSPAIDPPWETRSDYEAFGAIARTFSALSVKHLGTRTDVVLGTLQHDTPGAMAYPGGTEHDWRVTGETPIPGKTMGPIAVVERDYAAIGEKWVTLGPLVETLGVTTKGITTHPATEVGELAAKFGVMDSGAAQGRPAMTSAERMADVILALSGTSNGRLAVEGFRQLELRTGRKLVHLAEGSEERRITYADTQARPVPVITSPEWSGSETGGRRYAPFTVNIEELKPFHTLTGRMHFYVDHDWLEELGEQLPTYRPPLDMSRLFGEPAVGTGDGIGLTVRYLTPHSKWSIHSEYQDNLFMLSLSRGGPVMWMSPADAAKIHVRDNDWVEAVNRNGVVVCRVAVSHRMPDGVVFVYHAMERTIDVPLTETTGTRGGIHNSLTRLLIKPSHLAGGYAQHSFAFNYLGPTGNQRDEVTVVRRRSQEVSYQ is encoded by the coding sequence ATGACGACGACACCGCGCACCGGCGGCCCGATCGAGGAACTGCTCGGACGCAGCGGCCGGTTCTTCACCCCCGGCGAGTTCTCCGACGATCTGCGCACCGTCACGCGGCGCGGCGGCCGCGACGGCGACGCCTTCTACCGCGACCGCTGGAGCCACGACAAAGTGGTGCGCTCCACACACGGCGTGAACTGCACCGGCTCGTGCTCGTGGAAGATCTACGTCAAGGACGGCATCATCACCTGGGAGACCCAGGAAACCGACTATCCCTCGGTGGGGTCCGACCGCCCCGAGTATGAACCTCGCGGCTGTCCGCGTGGGGCGGCGTTCTCCTGGTACACCTACTCGCCGACGCGTGTGCGCTATCCCTATGCGCGTGGCGTGCTGGTTGAGATGTACCGCGAAGCCAAAGCGCGACTCGGTGATCCGGTGCTGGCGTGGGCGGACATTCAAGCCGATCCGGAGCGACGCCACCGATATCAGCGGGCCCGCGGGAAGGGCGGGCTGGTGCGGGTGACGTGGACCGAAGCGACGGAGATGATCGCCGCCGCCCACGTTCACACGATCAAGACCTACGGCCCCGACCGGGTCGCAGGCTTCTCGCCCATTCCTGCCATGTCAATGGTCAGTCACGCCGCAGGGTCTCGGTTCGTCGAGCTGATCGGTGGAGCGATGACCTCGTTCTACGACTGGTACGCCGATCTGCCGGTGGCGTCACCGCAGGTGTTCGGCGATCAGACCGATGTACCGGAGTCCGGAGATTGGTGGGATGCCGCTTATTTGATGATGTGGGGCTCCAACGTCCCCGTCACTCGCACCCCGGATGCGCACTGGATGGCCGAGGTGCGCTACCGCGGCACCAAGGTTGTCAGTGTCAGCCCGGACTACGCGGACAACACCAAGTTCGCCGACGAGTGGATGCCGTGTGCGGCGGGCACCGATGGCGCCCTCGCGATGGCGATGGGTCACGTGATCCTCACCGAATGCTTTGTCCGTCGCCGGGTTCCGTACTTCGTCGACTACGCGCGCAAGTTCACCGACCTGCCCTTCCTGATCAAGCTGGAGGAGCGAAACGGCGCCTTGGTGCCCGGAAAGAACCTCACCGCCGCCGATCTCGGACAGGATGTCGAGAACTCCGCGTTCAAACCCGCCCTGCTGGACGGGGCCACCGGAACCGTCGCGGTGCCGCAGGGGTCGTTGGGTTTCCGCTTCGGCGACGGCGGAGTCGGCCAGTGGAACCTCGATCTCGAGGCTCTCGTCCCCGCGCTGACGGTGGCGACCGAGGACGGTGAGGTCGCCGCGATCCGGTTACCTAGCTTCGACACCGTCGACGGTCACGGTGCGACGCTCGAGCGCGGAGTTCCGGTGCGCCGTGTCGGGGATCACCTGGTGTGCACGGTGTTCGACCTGATGCTCGCGCAGTACGGGGTAGCTCGGCCCGGCCTTCCGGGGGACTGGCCCAGTGGCTACGACGACGCCGAGCATCCCTACACGCCGGCCTGGCAGGAATCGATCACCGGAGTCGCTGCCGCCCAGGCCATCCGGGTGGCGAAGGAGTTAGCCAACAACGCCGAGGACACCAATGGTCGGTCGATGATCATCATGGGCGCGGGCATCTGCCAGTGGTTCCACGGCGACGCCACGTACCGTGCGGTGCTGGCGCTGCTGCTGCTCACCGGGTCGATCGGCCGAAACGGAGGCGGCTGGGCGCATTACGTCGGACAGGAGAAGTGCCGGCCGATCACCGGATGGGCGACGCTGGCGATGGGCACGGACTGGTCGCGTCCGCCGCGACAAATGGCCGGCACGTCGTACTGGTATGCCCACACCGATCAGTGGCGCTACGACGGATATCGCGCCGATGCGTTGGCGAGCCCGCTGGGCCGGGGCCGGTTCGCGGGCAAGCACACCATGGATGTTTTGGCCTCGGCCACCGCGATGGGATGGAGCCCGTTCTTTCCGCAGTTCGACCGGTCCAGCCTGGATGTCGCCGACGATGCGCGGGCCGCCGGGCGCGACGCCTCAGATATCCCGAACTACGTCGCCGAGCAATTGGCAAGCGGCGCCTTGAAACTGGCGGTCACCGATCCGGACAATCCGGCGAACTGGCCACGGGTGCTCAATGTTTGGCGGGCCAATCTGCTCGGCTCGTCGAGCAAGGGTAACGAGTACTTTTTGCGCCATCTGCTCGGCACCACCTCCAATGTGCAGGGCCAGCCGGCCGATGTGCGTGCGCGGGACATCGTCTACACCGACGAGATCCCGGAAGGAAAGCTCGACCTGCTGATGTCGATCGACTTCCGGATGACGTCGACGACGTTGCTTTCCGATGTGGTGTTGCCCGCCGCCACCTGGTACGAGAAGGCGGACCTGTCCAGCACCGACATGCATCCGTACATCCACGCCTTCAGCCCGGCCATCGACCCGCCGTGGGAAACGCGTTCGGACTACGAGGCATTCGGTGCGATCGCCAGGACGTTCAGCGCACTGTCTGTCAAACACCTCGGCACGCGCACCGACGTGGTTCTCGGCACGTTGCAGCACGACACCCCCGGAGCGATGGCCTACCCCGGTGGCACGGAACATGACTGGCGCGTCACTGGCGAGACGCCAATACCCGGCAAGACCATGGGCCCCATCGCGGTGGTGGAACGCGATTACGCCGCGATCGGCGAGAAATGGGTGACGCTGGGTCCGCTCGTCGAGACCCTCGGCGTCACCACCAAGGGCATCACCACCCATCCGGCCACCGAAGTCGGTGAGCTCGCCGCCAAGTTCGGTGTAATGGATTCCGGTGCGGCCCAGGGGCGTCCGGCCATGACGTCAGCGGAGCGGATGGCCGACGTGATCCTCGCGTTGTCGGGCACGTCCAACGGAAGGCTCGCGGTCGAGGGCTTCCGGCAGCTGGAGCTACGGACCGGCCGCAAGTTGGTGCATCTCGCCGAGGGCAGCGAGGAACGCCGCATCACCTACGCCGACACCCAGGCGCGGCCGGTGCCGGTGATCACCAGCCCGGAGTGGTCGGGCAGCGAGACCGGCGGCCGCCGCTATGCACCGTTCACGGTGAACATCGAAGAACTCAAGCCGTTCCACACCTTGACCGGCCGCATGCACTTCTACGTCGACCATGACTGGCTCGAGGAATTGGGCGAGCAACTGCCGACGTACCGGCCGCCGCTGGACATGTCGCGGTTGTTCGGTGAACCCGCGGTGGGGACCGGCGACGGCATCGGGCTGACGGTGCGATACCTGACCCCGCATTCGAAGTGGTCCATCCATTCCGAATACCAGGACAACCTGTTCATGCTGTCACTGTCCCGGGGCGGTCCGGTGATGTGGATGAGTCCGGCCGACGCTGCGAAAATCCATGTTCGCGACAATGATTGGGTCGAGGCCGTCAATCGTAACGGCGTGGTGGTGTGCCGCGTGGCCGTCAGTCACCGGATGCCCGACGGTGTGGTGTTCGTGTATCACGCGATGGAACGCACCATCGACGTGCCGCTGACCGAGACCACCGGAACCCGCGGCGGCATCCACAATTCGCTGACCCGGCTGCTGATCAAACCGAGCCATCTCGCCGGCGGCTACGCGCAGCATTCGTTCGCGTTCAACTACCTCGGCCCTACCGGAAACCAACGTGACGAGGTGACGGTGGTACGCCGTCGCTCCCAGGAGGTGAGCTACCAGTGA
- a CDS encoding nitrate/nitrite transporter codes for MSTAATPDTGTGRTVNLVLATWVSAINFWAWNMIGPLSTTYAGDLSLSSTEASMLVATPILVGSLGRIVIGSLTDRFGGRTMFIAVSVASIVPVLAVGAAGAAGSYPLLLVCGFFLGIAGTIFAVGIPFANSWFEASRRGFATGVFGMGMVGTALSAFFTPRFVRWFGLLTTHVIVAIALALTAAACVLVMRNSPSFTPSTGAVLPKLVAAAKLPVTWEMSFLYAVVFGGFVAFSNYLPTYIKTIYGFSAVDAGARTAGFALAAVLARPIGGALADRVAPKYVVLMSFAGTAAMALVAVFQPPADMWSAATFITLAIFLGIGTGGVFAWVARRAPAQSVGAVTGIVAAAGGLGGYFPPLVMGATYDASDNDYTVGLLLLVATALFALGYTALRLHAHEPQAQPSKGGT; via the coding sequence GTGAGCACGGCGGCTACGCCGGACACCGGCACCGGCAGAACTGTCAATCTGGTGCTGGCTACTTGGGTCTCGGCGATCAATTTCTGGGCCTGGAACATGATCGGGCCCCTTTCCACCACCTATGCGGGCGACCTGTCGTTGAGCAGTACCGAGGCGTCGATGCTCGTTGCGACGCCGATCCTCGTCGGGTCGCTGGGCCGCATCGTCATCGGGTCGCTCACCGATAGGTTCGGCGGCCGCACGATGTTCATCGCGGTGTCCGTCGCGTCGATCGTGCCCGTGCTCGCCGTGGGCGCCGCCGGGGCGGCGGGGTCCTACCCGTTGCTGCTCGTCTGCGGCTTCTTTCTGGGTATCGCCGGAACGATATTCGCCGTCGGTATCCCGTTCGCGAACAGCTGGTTCGAGGCCTCGCGACGCGGTTTCGCCACCGGTGTCTTCGGGATGGGAATGGTTGGCACCGCGCTTTCGGCGTTCTTCACGCCGCGATTTGTACGGTGGTTCGGTCTTCTCACCACCCACGTGATCGTCGCGATCGCGCTCGCGCTGACCGCGGCGGCATGCGTCCTGGTGATGCGGAACTCGCCGAGTTTCACGCCAAGCACCGGAGCTGTGCTGCCCAAGCTGGTCGCCGCAGCGAAGCTCCCTGTCACGTGGGAGATGTCGTTCCTCTATGCGGTGGTGTTCGGCGGCTTCGTCGCATTCAGCAACTATCTACCCACCTACATCAAGACGATCTATGGGTTCTCGGCGGTCGACGCGGGCGCGCGCACGGCTGGGTTCGCGTTGGCGGCTGTGCTGGCCCGGCCGATCGGTGGAGCGTTGGCGGACCGGGTCGCTCCCAAGTACGTGGTGTTGATGTCGTTTGCGGGGACTGCGGCGATGGCGTTGGTCGCGGTGTTTCAGCCGCCCGCGGACATGTGGTCCGCGGCGACGTTCATCACGCTGGCGATCTTCCTCGGCATCGGCACCGGTGGCGTCTTCGCATGGGTGGCACGTCGGGCACCGGCGCAGTCGGTGGGTGCGGTCACCGGAATCGTCGCCGCGGCAGGCGGCCTCGGCGGCTACTTCCCACCGCTGGTGATGGGTGCGACGTACGACGCGTCCGACAACGATTACACCGTCGGTCTGCTGCTGTTGGTGGCCACCGCACTGTTCGCCCTCGGCTACACCGCACTGCGACTGCACGCGCACGAACCGCAGGCTCAACCCAGTAAGGGCGGTACATGA
- a CDS encoding MFS transporter has product MSSDTADSDLVGGIPRRRIVIASMIGTTIEFYDFYIYATAAVSVFPHLFFPKGDPTTALLASLATFGLAFVARPVGSVLFGHFGDRVGRKATLVASLLVMGIATFVIGLLPTYSQVGVIAPTLLAIMRFSQGLALGGEWSGAALLATETAEPGRRGWAAMWPQLGAPFGFLLANGLFVGLLLWLGHSNLNPDPDGAFLTWGWRVPFLLSAVMVAIGLYVRLRLIETPVFTRAVARGEKVKTPVTEVFRTSWRQLIIGTFVMLATYTIFYIVTTWALSFGTGKRPPDGKGLGFAYVDFLQLQLIAVLFFAATLPLSGLVSDRFGRRRSLLVVTVGIMAYGALFAPMLGSGNTSETMMLLFLIIGMTLMGFTFGPMSAVLPELFPTNVRYTGSGISYNVASILGAAVAPFIATWLATSYGVGWVGLYLFIAACLSFVAILVMHETKDASLDSGAEPDPETVITP; this is encoded by the coding sequence ATGAGCTCAGACACCGCGGACAGCGATCTGGTCGGCGGGATTCCGCGTCGACGTATCGTGATCGCCTCGATGATCGGTACCACCATCGAGTTCTACGACTTCTACATCTACGCCACCGCCGCGGTTTCGGTGTTCCCGCACCTGTTCTTCCCCAAGGGTGATCCGACGACGGCGCTATTGGCGTCGCTGGCCACCTTCGGTCTCGCCTTCGTGGCCCGCCCCGTGGGCTCGGTCCTCTTCGGCCATTTCGGCGACCGAGTCGGCCGCAAGGCCACCTTGGTCGCGTCGCTGCTGGTGATGGGAATCGCAACGTTCGTCATCGGATTGTTGCCGACCTATTCGCAGGTGGGCGTCATCGCTCCGACACTGCTGGCGATCATGCGCTTCTCGCAGGGCTTGGCGCTCGGCGGTGAATGGAGCGGGGCGGCGCTACTCGCCACCGAGACCGCCGAGCCCGGTAGACGGGGCTGGGCCGCGATGTGGCCGCAACTCGGAGCTCCTTTCGGATTCCTCTTGGCGAACGGGCTTTTCGTCGGCCTGCTGCTGTGGCTCGGACACAGCAATCTGAACCCAGACCCCGACGGTGCGTTCCTCACATGGGGCTGGCGGGTGCCGTTCCTGCTGAGCGCGGTGATGGTGGCCATCGGTCTGTACGTGCGATTGCGCCTGATCGAGACGCCGGTGTTCACCCGCGCTGTCGCGCGCGGTGAGAAGGTGAAAACGCCAGTGACCGAAGTGTTTCGGACGAGCTGGCGTCAGTTGATCATCGGTACCTTCGTGATGCTTGCGACGTACACCATCTTCTACATTGTGACGACGTGGGCATTGAGCTTCGGCACCGGGAAGCGGCCGCCCGACGGTAAGGGGCTCGGGTTCGCCTACGTCGACTTCCTGCAACTGCAGTTGATCGCCGTGTTGTTCTTCGCCGCGACGCTGCCGCTGTCGGGTCTCGTCTCCGACCGCTTCGGCCGTAGGCGCTCGCTTCTGGTCGTCACAGTCGGCATCATGGCGTACGGCGCGCTGTTCGCCCCGATGCTCGGATCCGGCAACACGTCCGAAACCATGATGCTGCTCTTCTTGATCATCGGAATGACGTTGATGGGCTTCACCTTCGGCCCAATGAGCGCGGTTCTACCCGAGCTGTTCCCGACGAATGTGCGCTATACGGGTTCGGGTATCTCCTACAACGTCGCCAGCATCCTCGGCGCCGCGGTGGCGCCGTTCATCGCCACGTGGCTGGCGACGTCCTACGGCGTCGGCTGGGTTGGGCTGTACCTGTTCATCGCGGCGTGCCTGAGCTTCGTCGCGATTCTGGTCATGCACGAGACCAAGGACGCCTCGCTGGACTCTGGCGCCGAACCAGACCCTGAAACAGTCATCACTCCCTAA
- a CDS encoding carboxymuconolactone decarboxylase family protein — translation MAKSRIAPSAAFASIPVDDLGQGDRINFGVASILGHRPEVAGALGALKAALVSTGTLSPRLVELVRLRIAFHNQCRSCMSVRYQSAIDDGLTEDLVCSLERPAEADHLTPAERSALRYADLFATDHLSIDDAVYDDLRRHFTESELVELGVHCAYAVGMGRLAATWSVTEDVPDAFRTASDSPLAPWDSDGVVASG, via the coding sequence ATGGCAAAGTCCCGAATTGCCCCTTCTGCGGCTTTCGCTTCGATCCCGGTGGACGACCTCGGTCAGGGTGACCGGATCAACTTCGGCGTGGCATCGATACTCGGCCACCGACCGGAGGTCGCGGGCGCGCTCGGCGCGTTGAAAGCGGCGCTCGTCTCCACCGGGACGCTGTCGCCGCGGCTCGTCGAACTGGTGCGATTGCGAATCGCCTTCCACAATCAGTGCCGCAGTTGCATGTCCGTGCGTTATCAGAGCGCGATCGACGACGGGCTCACCGAGGATCTGGTGTGCTCCCTCGAACGGCCCGCCGAAGCTGACCACCTGACACCGGCCGAACGCAGCGCGCTGCGCTATGCGGATCTGTTCGCCACCGACCATCTGTCGATTGACGACGCGGTATACGACGACCTGCGCAGGCACTTCACCGAATCCGAACTCGTCGAACTCGGTGTGCACTGCGCGTATGCGGTGGGGATGGGTCGACTGGCGGCGACTTGGAGTGTCACCGAGGACGTGCCGGACGCGTTCCGGACGGCGTCGGATTCGCCTCTGGCGCCGTGGGATTCCGACGGTGTCGTCGCCTCTGGCTAA
- a CDS encoding cytochrome P450 — translation MDEAAKVFATPRAYTDETKLHAALTHLRANAPVSWVDVPDYRPFWAITKHADIMAIERANALFTNSPRPVLTTAAGDDQQAAIGVKTLIHHDDPEHRAIRAIGADWFRPKAMRALKVRIDELAKRYVDQMVAAGPECDFVQEVAVNYPLYVIMSMLGIPETDFPQMLKYTQELFGTDDEEMQRSSSIEESMGVLLEMFAYFNELTAARRATPTEDLASAIANATIDGEPLSDIDTVSYYLIIATAGHDTTSAVISGGLHALIDHPHQLQRLRANMDLMPLATEEMIRWVTPVKEFMRTAHEDTEVRGIPIAAGESVLLSYVSSNRDEDVFDEPFRFDVGREPNKHNAFGYGVHFCLGAALARMEVNSFFSELIPRLDEIELTGDPAYTATIFVGGPKHLPIRYSLK, via the coding sequence ATGGATGAAGCCGCGAAGGTGTTCGCGACCCCGCGGGCGTACACCGACGAGACCAAGCTGCACGCCGCACTGACGCATCTGCGCGCGAACGCTCCTGTGTCATGGGTAGACGTACCGGACTACCGGCCGTTCTGGGCGATCACCAAGCACGCCGACATCATGGCGATCGAACGGGCGAACGCGTTGTTCACCAACTCGCCGCGTCCCGTGCTGACCACCGCTGCCGGCGATGATCAGCAGGCTGCAATCGGGGTCAAAACCCTGATTCATCACGATGATCCGGAGCACCGCGCCATCCGGGCCATCGGAGCCGACTGGTTCCGACCAAAAGCCATGCGTGCGCTGAAGGTGCGCATCGACGAGCTCGCCAAACGCTACGTCGACCAGATGGTGGCGGCGGGACCGGAATGCGATTTCGTCCAAGAAGTCGCGGTGAACTATCCGCTCTACGTGATCATGTCGATGCTCGGCATTCCCGAAACCGACTTTCCGCAGATGTTGAAGTACACACAGGAGCTTTTCGGAACCGACGACGAGGAGATGCAGCGTAGTTCGTCCATCGAGGAATCCATGGGCGTGCTGCTCGAGATGTTCGCCTACTTCAACGAATTGACCGCGGCCCGGCGCGCGACGCCGACCGAGGATCTGGCCTCGGCGATCGCGAACGCCACGATCGACGGTGAACCACTGTCCGACATCGACACCGTGTCCTACTACCTGATCATCGCGACCGCGGGACACGACACCACCAGCGCCGTGATCTCAGGCGGACTTCACGCGCTGATCGACCATCCACATCAGTTGCAGCGCCTACGCGCCAACATGGATCTCATGCCGTTGGCCACCGAGGAGATGATCCGCTGGGTCACGCCGGTGAAGGAGTTCATGCGTACCGCACACGAGGACACCGAGGTCCGCGGAATTCCGATCGCCGCGGGGGAGTCGGTGCTGCTGTCCTATGTCTCATCGAATCGTGACGAAGACGTCTTCGACGAACCGTTCCGATTCGACGTAGGACGCGAACCCAACAAGCACAACGCATTCGGCTACGGCGTGCACTTCTGCCTCGGTGCCGCGCTGGCCAGGATGGAGGTCAACAGCTTCTTCTCCGAGTTGATCCCCCGGCTGGACGAGATCGAGCTGACCGGAGACCCGGCGTATACCGCGACGATCTTCGTCGGCGGGCCCAAGCACCTGCCGATCCGGTACTCGCTCAAGTGA
- a CDS encoding LLM class F420-dependent oxidoreductase — translation MGSGAGLKVDGGVFSQLHAVVDAAVTLERRGYDGCWTAEVNHDPFLPLTLAAEHTETIELGTSIAVAFARNPMTVANVGWDLQEYSGGRLNLGLGSQIQPHIEKRFSMPWSRPVPRMREFVLALHEIWACWHDGSKLRFEGDFYTHKIMTPMFVPEPHQYGVPKVFIAAVGEAMTEMTGEVADGVLAHAFTTKRYFEEVTIPALMRGMAKSGRVRDDFQVSAPLFVVTGSDESELGAAALGTRKQIAFYGSTPAYKKVLDLHGWGALHDELHGLSLKGDWDGMGALIDDEILEAFAVVAPIDKLAAKIRDRCDGLIDRVMVGFPRTTSESTISAVLTELRAPTAQ, via the coding sequence ATGGGTAGCGGCGCCGGCCTCAAGGTCGACGGCGGTGTGTTCAGCCAGCTCCATGCCGTGGTCGACGCGGCGGTGACCCTGGAACGGCGGGGCTATGACGGCTGCTGGACCGCCGAGGTCAACCATGATCCGTTCCTGCCGCTGACGCTCGCCGCCGAGCACACCGAGACGATCGAACTGGGCACCAGCATCGCTGTCGCGTTCGCCCGGAACCCGATGACCGTCGCCAACGTCGGCTGGGATCTGCAGGAGTACTCCGGGGGTCGGCTGAACCTCGGTCTCGGCTCGCAGATCCAGCCGCACATCGAGAAGCGCTTTTCCATGCCGTGGAGCCGGCCGGTGCCGCGGATGCGGGAGTTCGTGCTGGCTTTACACGAAATCTGGGCGTGCTGGCACGACGGCTCGAAGTTGCGGTTCGAGGGCGACTTCTACACACACAAGATCATGACGCCGATGTTCGTGCCGGAGCCGCACCAGTACGGCGTCCCGAAGGTGTTTATCGCCGCAGTCGGTGAGGCGATGACGGAGATGACGGGCGAAGTCGCCGACGGGGTTCTCGCGCACGCCTTTACGACCAAGCGGTATTTCGAGGAGGTGACCATTCCCGCGCTGATGCGGGGGATGGCCAAGTCGGGCCGGGTGCGCGACGACTTCCAGGTGTCGGCTCCGCTGTTCGTCGTCACCGGTTCCGACGAATCCGAGTTGGGCGCCGCCGCCCTGGGCACCCGCAAGCAGATAGCTTTCTACGGTTCGACACCCGCGTACAAGAAGGTGCTCGATCTGCACGGCTGGGGAGCGTTGCACGACGAGTTGCACGGCCTTTCGCTGAAGGGCGACTGGGACGGTATGGGTGCCCTGATCGACGACGAGATTCTCGAAGCCTTCGCGGTCGTTGCGCCAATCGACAAGCTGGCGGCCAAGATTCGCGACCGTTGCGACGGTCTGATCGACCGCGTCATGGTGGGCTTTCCCCGTACGACTTCGGAATCAACAATCTCGGCGGTATTGACAGAGCTGCGCGCGCCGACTGCACAGTGA
- a CDS encoding acyl-CoA carboxylase subunit beta, translating to MTNEQGWKETLEDLDLRRERSRAMGGPERLAKHHGKGRLDARARLNHLLDKGSFREFGTLVGGEIAADGIVAGSGLINGSPVMVGAEDFTTLAGSIGPGGNAKRYRLAELALRDRIPLVMLLEGAGFRPSGEHYGRTPTDLLAQAQCSGKVPMVGGLLGPSAGHGALVAPVCDWTIMSNQGAIFTAGPPVVKESTGEDISKEDLGGPSVALASGVIHNLAEDDEAVLDDIRRYLSYFPSSAWSYPASLPEDEASEPRSTPELLDIVPRGNRRVYDMRAVLDVVFDDRGWFEVQPKFGQAMICALAHLGGHPVAVVANQPKVIAGSIDAAAADKAAHFINVADSFHLPIVFLADNPGMLPGSRSEKSGVLRSGARMFAAQTAATTLKLHVTLRKAYGFGSMVMSLLGFDNQSATFAYPGATMGAMSAAALSKASHAAEDVEAKLRKAEVEASFRSAGHLGFDDLISPEDTRNALLSALQRGLYSRQAAAEPVSRTVITP from the coding sequence ATGACGAACGAGCAGGGTTGGAAGGAGACGCTCGAAGACCTCGATCTTCGGCGTGAGCGGTCGCGCGCGATGGGTGGCCCGGAGCGGCTGGCCAAGCATCACGGCAAGGGCAGGCTGGATGCCCGTGCGCGGCTGAACCACCTCCTCGACAAGGGCAGCTTCCGGGAGTTCGGCACGCTGGTGGGCGGTGAGATCGCGGCCGACGGGATTGTGGCCGGCTCGGGCCTCATCAACGGCTCGCCGGTGATGGTCGGCGCGGAGGACTTCACCACGTTGGCGGGCAGCATCGGTCCCGGCGGTAACGCGAAGCGCTATCGGCTAGCGGAGTTGGCGCTGCGGGACCGGATCCCGTTGGTGATGCTTCTGGAGGGCGCGGGCTTCCGGCCCAGCGGCGAGCACTATGGCCGCACCCCAACCGATCTGCTCGCCCAGGCGCAATGCTCCGGCAAGGTGCCGATGGTCGGAGGGCTGCTCGGCCCGTCGGCGGGCCATGGTGCACTGGTGGCGCCGGTGTGCGATTGGACCATCATGAGCAACCAGGGCGCGATCTTCACCGCCGGCCCGCCGGTCGTGAAAGAGTCGACGGGCGAGGACATTTCGAAAGAAGACCTGGGAGGGCCGTCGGTGGCGCTCGCCAGCGGGGTGATCCACAACCTCGCCGAGGACGATGAGGCGGTCCTCGACGACATCCGTCGTTATCTGTCGTACTTCCCGTCGAGCGCGTGGTCGTATCCGGCGTCACTGCCCGAGGACGAGGCGAGCGAACCGCGCTCGACGCCGGAACTGCTCGACATCGTCCCGCGCGGCAACCGGCGCGTCTACGACATGCGTGCCGTCCTCGACGTGGTGTTCGACGACCGGGGCTGGTTCGAGGTGCAGCCGAAATTCGGGCAGGCGATGATCTGTGCGTTGGCCCATCTCGGCGGTCATCCCGTCGCCGTCGTCGCCAATCAGCCCAAGGTGATCGCCGGATCGATCGACGCCGCCGCCGCCGACAAGGCAGCGCATTTCATCAATGTCGCCGACTCGTTCCATCTACCGATCGTGTTCCTCGCGGACAACCCGGGAATGTTGCCGGGCAGCCGATCCGAGAAGAGCGGCGTGCTGCGCAGCGGTGCCCGGATGTTCGCCGCCCAGACCGCGGCCACCACGCTGAAGCTGCATGTAACCCTGCGCAAGGCCTACGGATTCGGGTCGATGGTGATGTCGCTGCTGGGCTTCGACAACCAGAGCGCCACGTTCGCCTATCCGGGTGCGACGATGGGCGCGATGAGCGCGGCCGCCCTCAGCAAGGCCTCCCACGCCGCCGAGGATGTGGAAGCCAAGCTGCGCAAGGCCGAGGTCGAGGCGTCGTTCCGGTCGGCCGGCCACCTCGGGTTCGACGACCTCATCAGCCCGGAGGATACGCGCAATGCGTTGCTCTCGGCGCTGCAGCGTGGGCTCTACAGCAGGCAGGCCGCGGCAGAACCGGTGAGCCGCACCGTCATCACGCCCTAG